In Leguminivora glycinivorella isolate SPB_JAAS2020 chromosome 20, LegGlyc_1.1, whole genome shotgun sequence, the following proteins share a genomic window:
- the LOC125237214 gene encoding uncharacterized protein LOC125237214, producing the protein MAKVKEQLKKILEDIAIKENYLLHKIDIKPISSGGANYTTELYLATISEGLKPDINIFAKAAILNEDARKNNDFLGRVYEIEAKFYSEVAVNFERLYKKCKVPEEDRLFIPKCYGHILVPYEEILLLDNLEAKGFQNFDRMKTFNWDYASTAITQLAKFHALGLALRDENPHEFKRIVDNFKFDFNENKEMMDSFLKIALENGCESLDDDHKVRLHKFFADTKNIETLMTSWAADDTFLIHGDYRPSSLMHRRRNGKLEIVPLDYQTLRGGNPVGDLMHFVFSGSDEEFRRLHYQRLMDHYFTQLTLALKQLNVDVEKMYPRATFEADLVKLRSLGLFLGLMITGIVTVAPEEAPVIDGDFSTMQVKPNQLATERINGIVKDYVRWGVL; encoded by the coding sequence ATGGCAAAAGTGAAGGAACAGTTGAAGAAAATTCTTGAAGAtatcgcaataaaagaaaattatTTACTCCATAAAATTGACATTAAACCAATTTCATCTGGAGGAGCTAACTATACAACAGAGTTATATCTAGCCACGATTTCAGAAGGCCTAAAGccagatataaacatttttgccAAAGCTGCAATTTTGAATGAAGATGCTAGAAAAAACAATGACTTCCTAGGCCGGGTATATGAAATAGAAGCCAAATTTTACTCCGAAGTGGCTGTGAACTTCGAAAGACTTTACAAAAAGTGCAAAGTTCCTGAAGAAGACAgattatttatacctaaatgTTACGGACACATATTAGTCCCGTATGAAGAGATTCTTCTTCTAGATAATCTTGAAGCTAAAGGATTTCAGAATTTCGATAGAATGAAGACTTTCAATTGGGATTATGCATCAACTGCTATAACTCAGTTGGCGAAATTCCATGCCCTTGGACTAGCATTGCGTGATGAAAATCCTCATGAATTCAAGAGAATAGTCGACAATTTCAAATTTGATTTCAACGAAAATAAAGAAATGATGGACTCATTTTTAAAAATAGCGCTAGAGAATGGATGTGAAAGCTTGGATGATGATCATAAGGTACGCCTGCATAAGTTTTTCGCTGATACGAAAAACATAGAAACACTTATGACTTCTTGGGCCGCAGACGACACGTTTTTGATTCACGGAGATTACAGACCAAGCAGTTTGATGCATAGACGTCGCAACGGAAAACTGGAGATAGTTCCTTTAGACTACCAAACCCTGAGAGGAGGGAATCCAGTGGGTGACTTGATGCATTTCGTTTTCTCTGGGTCTGATGAGGAGTTCCGTCGTCTGCATTACCAGAGACTGATGGACCATTACTTCACACAGTTGACCTTGGCTTTAAAACAACTGAACGTCGACGTAGAAAAGATGTATCCAAGAGCAACCTTTGAAGCAGACTTGGTTAAGTTGAGATCTCTTGGTCTGTTCCTGGGTTTGATGATAACAGGAATAGTGACGGTCGCTCCAGAAGAGGCACCTGTAATTGATGGAGATTTCTCCACAATGCAGGTTAAACCTAACCAGCTTGCTACGGAACGCATAAATGGAATAGTTAAGGACTACGTGCGGTGGGGAGTTTTGTAA